From the genome of Treponema sp. J25:
TCCGGTATTTTTTTAAGCCCCTGGGGATTCGCAATATTTCTTCTGCCCGCAGCCCCCGACATCGATTTTTTGTGGAAAAAGAGGCCTATCGTTTTTCCTTAGAAAATAATGTGATCTCGGTTATCGGCCATACCCATCGACCTCTATTTGAGTCTTTAGGGCGTTTTGATTATATCAAATTTGAAATAGAACGGCTTATACGGGAGTATCCCACCGCACCGGGCCCTGAAAAGGAGCGGATCGCCGAAGAAGTCCGCATGTTACGGGAAGAACTCTCCAAGCTTAAACGGAGCGAACGCCGAACGAGCATTCAGCAAAGCCTGTATGGGGATGAGCTTCCAGTCCCATGCTTGTTTAATTCCGGTTCGGTGATCGGGAAGAAAGGAATTTACGGCATCGAATTAGAGGGAAATACTATTCGTCTGGTATACTGGTTTACCGAAGGGCAGGGGAAGCGCTTTGTCCATCGGGGAACCTATGCGATCGAGGTCCTTGAGGGAACCCCGCATCGGCGGGTGGTTCTTAACCAGGATAGATTAGAGTACGTGCGGGCAAAGATAGAACTTTTGGGATGAAAAGGAAAGGCGGGGAAAAGGAGGGATTAAGGGGACTGCGTACAGAAGGGAGCTTAAAAAGAAGTGTTACAGAGAAACTGAGAGGAAAGGGACTGTAAGAGGGAAAATCTTTTTTAAATTATTACCGATATTTATTACCGTAACCCGTCTACGAGCCACTGGATGATCACATTCAGCCGTTTTTCGATGGCCGAGGGCATGTGTACCTGGGAGGCAATAAGGGCAGGAACTTCCGACCCTGCAAGGGCATAGATAAGGATTCCCTCTGTAAGGGGTTCCAGGTATATCTGGGCGATAAGTTTTTGTTCTCCGATGATTGGAATAATGCCGTAGGTAAGGCTTCGGGCATTTGTCAGGGTATAGAGGAGTCCCCGGTCCCATTGTTCCAGGTCTGCCTGATAAAAACAGGTACCGAAGTTAGCATCCTTTAACTTAATAAACAGGGTTTCCCGTTCAGGAATACTGGTAAATCCCGAGGGATCTGGGATAGCCCTCTGATTGCGCAGGGATTCTATGCGGGTAACCTCTTCAAAAAGGGGAATATCCTTGTTTCGGCTGTGGGAATGGTACAGCCGTCCTGAGAGATCCCGGGTCCGGGAGATGGCCCCATAGATGCGCAACATCTCAAAGGAGGAACCAGGGGGGGATACGGTTGAAACGGCGGAATCTTTTGGTGCTTGAGGTGATGCTTGAGGGCCCGTTGCTTTTCGTGGCACCAGCCTGAGGGCTTCTACAAAAAAACTCACATTTCGTTTCTGTACTATTCTCTCCCAGGGGAAAGAGGGGTTCGTAGCAGGAAGATAGCGGAGACGTTCTTTTGCTGGTTTTTCTTCCGTAACTCGAAGAATTCCCCCTTCAGCACTGGCTTCTTTAAGAAGAGCCCCTTCTGATGCCAGCGGATAGAGTTCGGTAAAAGAGCGAAGTTGGCGGGAGGATGAGGTTTCTTGGCTCGATGCCCCCAGGGAAATCTGACTTATCCAGAGACCGACAAGGAGAAGCCTGAAAAACGTAGACACTGCGAAATCTATGGAAGTGGATTTGATTTGACTTTTCCCTCCGATTGTATCATGAATACCCCTACCCTCTGGAAGCATTAATAGGCCCCCTTTCCCCGGAATACCACCCCGATGGTCTTATAGAGAATCCAGATATCGAGCCAGATAGACCAGCTCTGAATATAGTAGGTGTCAAAGGCAACCCGTTCGGTATAATCCGTGTCAGAGCGACCTGACACTTGCCAGAGGCCGGTGAGTCCCGGTTTTACCGAAAACACCCTTTTAAAGCTCTTCCCGTATCGTTCAATTTCGGCTTTTACAATGGGGCGGGGGCCTACAAGACTCATTTCATTCTTTATGATGTTGATAAGTTGAGGGAACTCATCAAAACTGGTTTTTCGTAAAAAACGGCCAATCGGCGTCACCCGGGGGTCATTCTTTAATTTAAAAGTGGCTTCCCACTCTTTTCGGGCTTCCGGGTCCTTTTCCAGAAGTTCCGCAAGCCGCTTGTCCGCATCTACCACCATAGAACGGAATTTATAGGCCTTAAAGGGTTTCCCATCGCGCCCGATCCGGGTGTGTTTATATAGCACCGGCCCGGGGGAAGAAATTTTTATAAGCAAAGCAATAAGAAGAAAGAGGGGAAGTAACAGGATACCCCCAACAGTAACCAGAAAGATATCGAGGATCCGTTTTTTTATACGGTTCCAGGGCATAAGGAGTTGCTGGCTCGTGGCAAGACCAAGGATTCCATCAAAATCCCGGACCGACATCCACATGTTGGTCAGGCCGAAAAAGTCAGGGATGAGCACATTGTATTTAAACGCCGAGACCGACTCATCAAGAATATCCGCCAGGCGCCGTCGATCCGCACCGGGCATGGCTACGATAGCCATCTTAATGTTGTAGGTCTGTACCAGGTATGGTCCTAGGGATGTGTCATGGATCACCGGAACTCCCCGATAGCTATCACCGGTTGTAGGGTCATCATCAAGAAAAAGGACGGGAATATACCCTACCGCAGGATTATCCATAAGGCGATCCGCCACAAGCCTTCCCGATTTACCACATCCGTAAATCACCGCGGGGATCCCCCAGAATCGGGTCCGGCTTATCAGGGCTCTCATGAGGGAACGACAGATAAGCAAAAACCATACGGAGAAGATCCAGCTTATGAAAAAGGCAACCATTTCAGGGGTAATTCGGTACCCCCCATCGATGGCCATAAAAAGAAGAATGGCCCCATGCCCTACTACTGAACCTACCGCAAAGCGGCGAAGTTCCTCTGCCGGGGCGAGACTTACCCCAGGATAGAGGTTATTTACATAAAACAAAAGAATAAAGGCCGGCACAAAGGGCCAGTAGGTAACAAAGGACCTAAAGCTAATGATGGAAAGATCATAGGCGTTTACCAGGAAAAATCCCGTTCCAAAGGAGAGCATGATGGCGATGAAATCAGAAATGATGAATGCCATCGCCGCGTACGCAGAGGTTGTATGGCGGTACCGCTTGGTGTACCAGCTATCAAATTCATTGATGGTCATGGGCACCTCACCTTCTCATGATACCACAGGAACCACTGGCAGAACAATGCAAGCCCCTTTTCAATCGGCGTACTCGGTTTCCACCCCACAGCCCCTTCAAGGTCACTTACATCCGCTGCCGTAGAAAGGACATCCCCTTTCTGAAAAGGAAGGTATCGCTTTTTTGCCTCCTTTCCAAGGTTGGCCTCTAAAATCCTGATAAAATCAGAAAGTTTTTCTGGTTTGTTGTTCCCGATATTGTAAAGGACGAAGGGGGCTGAAGAGGTGGCAGGATCTCCGGTAGTTCCGTTTCTCTGTCCCCCAGGGGGGCATCCCAAAAGCCGCACTATTCCTTCGATTACATCGTCGATATAGGTAAAGTCCCGATACATGTCTCCATGATTGTATACTTCTATGGGCTCCCCGTAAAGGATAGCCCGGGCAAACTTAAAATAGGCCATATCGGGCCTTCCCCAGGGGCCGTAAACAGTGAAAAAACGCAGGCCGGTGGTTGGTATGCCATACAGAT
Proteins encoded in this window:
- a CDS encoding metallophosphoesterase — protein: MTGAKQQSRIRFSRIAEIEGEHAGGGATHPIVIMSDFHMGNGGRSDDLLRNGLLVRDILQQYYYPRGWLLILNGDIEELQRYPYGNIRRAWEGLYEIFDAYHEKGRLFKTIGNHDEDLEYVHLYPYPLYDAIQIKTATIPLLVYHGHQASKVYTQYNRFIRLSLRYFFKPLGIRNISSARSPRHRFFVEKEAYRFSLENNVISVIGHTHRPLFESLGRFDYIKFEIERLIREYPTAPGPEKERIAEEVRMLREELSKLKRSERRTSIQQSLYGDELPVPCLFNSGSVIGKKGIYGIELEGNTIRLVYWFTEGQGKRFVHRGTYAIEVLEGTPHRRVVLNQDRLEYVRAKIELLG
- a CDS encoding DUF6675 family protein, translated to MLPEGRGIHDTIGGKSQIKSTSIDFAVSTFFRLLLVGLWISQISLGASSQETSSSRQLRSFTELYPLASEGALLKEASAEGGILRVTEEKPAKERLRYLPATNPSFPWERIVQKRNVSFFVEALRLVPRKATGPQASPQAPKDSAVSTVSPPGSSFEMLRIYGAISRTRDLSGRLYHSHSRNKDIPLFEEVTRIESLRNQRAIPDPSGFTSIPERETLFIKLKDANFGTCFYQADLEQWDRGLLYTLTNARSLTYGIIPIIGEQKLIAQIYLEPLTEGILIYALAGSEVPALIASQVHMPSAIEKRLNVIIQWLVDGLR
- the wbaP gene encoding undecaprenyl-phosphate galactose phosphotransferase WbaP, encoding MTINEFDSWYTKRYRHTTSAYAAMAFIISDFIAIMLSFGTGFFLVNAYDLSIISFRSFVTYWPFVPAFILLFYVNNLYPGVSLAPAEELRRFAVGSVVGHGAILLFMAIDGGYRITPEMVAFFISWIFSVWFLLICRSLMRALISRTRFWGIPAVIYGCGKSGRLVADRLMDNPAVGYIPVLFLDDDPTTGDSYRGVPVIHDTSLGPYLVQTYNIKMAIVAMPGADRRRLADILDESVSAFKYNVLIPDFFGLTNMWMSVRDFDGILGLATSQQLLMPWNRIKKRILDIFLVTVGGILLLPLFLLIALLIKISSPGPVLYKHTRIGRDGKPFKAYKFRSMVVDADKRLAELLEKDPEARKEWEATFKLKNDPRVTPIGRFLRKTSFDEFPQLINIIKNEMSLVGPRPIVKAEIERYGKSFKRVFSVKPGLTGLWQVSGRSDTDYTERVAFDTYYIQSWSIWLDIWILYKTIGVVFRGKGAY